In one window of bacterium DNA:
- a CDS encoding DUF5618 family protein: MFIRQVSHRNKKNNTQYSSYKLVKSVREVFGTAYLAILEAINEYLLKKGLTKKELPKSIDAYRNALKKYLSIHNGKLMKEFEKLYDGLHIAGYYRGLIYDTNAVKSYLKATKDFIEKIG; this comes from the coding sequence AATAAAAAGAATAATACACAATATTCTAGCTATAAACTTGTTAAGTCTGTCCGAGAGGTATTTGGAACAGCTTATCTGGCTATTTTAGAGGCAATAAATGAATATCTTTTAAAGAAGGGCTTAACCAAAAAAGAACTCCCAAAATCAATAGATGCTTACAGAAATGCGTTGAAAAAGTATCTATCTATTCATAATGGAAAACTAATGAAGGAGTTTGAAAAACTTTATGATGGCTTGCATATAGCAGGATATTACAGAGGACTTATTTATGATACCAATGCGGTTAAATCTTATTTAAAAGCCACAAAGGATTTTATAGAAAAGATTGGATAA